The segment TGTGCCTTGGAAAGTTGGTGTGGctgatgatgatttttttctgaaataacGAGTGCGAGTTGCTATGAATGGATTAGTTGAAGTGCATGAGTCCGCTGCGCGTGCTCCACGAACAAGTGTCATTTTAGTGAAAATAGaattatcattaattaaaattaaaagtgtctCAATTTATGTAATAGGAACGATTATTGGCTGCaggtttaaatttgttaaggTTCAAGCAATATactgtagaaataaaatatgtagatgttaattttgcattttgaaataCATTTATACATACTTTGGGATGATATCTGTAGAAAATCTTTGGTGCTTTTGCTTTATGTATAGTATACGATACTGAGAATGTATTTTGCATACTTTGGATACTTTGAATAAagattgtataattttaaaaattaatattcgcagttattattttgaatttatatattacttctggatattaaaaaataacagtaGAAGAGACATACTTGTTTGAGTCATGATAAGAtacgatttttataattcgAAATAGTCGATTATTTTGAGACTTTTTACTGTGAAAATTAGACATTTTAGACGATTTCTGGGCCGCTTTATACGGTTTAAGAcatcgtttaaaatttaacacttttgctaaaaaatcttaatgCTCTTATTGAATCGGCACCAAAAAAACAAGAAGTGGATTGATTGGAAAGATATGTGAAATGATGCGTGAAGCAAAAGGTTTATGCAATCTTCCTTGCCAATTTAGAAGATTTTGGCAGTTTAAGACGATTtaagaaaagttaaaattgcataatacTGCATGATTCGTTCTCATTATTTGATGGTCCCGCAACGATTGCaagatcagaaaaaataagtcGATCGTTTAAATTACCCCCTAGTGTATGATCAAGAGTTGCGAGTTGTTATGGTGATTCATATTTAGGTCAAACTTGctaaaacattataaaaatgtacGACTGCCGAAgcgatgattttaaataattggatTACCCAGttacataaaatatacaatatttaattggtctagatttttttctcgctCCTTTGTCTcgaattaataagaaaaattaaaaaagatgtgTATATTTGTCAAGTGTTTGTTCAAATTTCCAGgtgaatgtttttttaccttttttaaaaatattttaaaacaatttgatctGAACATAATCGTATCAacgcaaaataattgaaagtgAGAAAGagatgaaatcaaattattggtAGCTTTTgtgttcaataaattatttattcatggtttaataaattagtaGGGGTGGGCAACAGCGGGGGCGTTGTAGTGTCCGTGGCCGACGGCGAGGGGAGCAGCATAAGCGGCACGGGCCAGGGGAGCGGCATAGGCCAGGGGAGCGTGGGCGATGGGGGCGGCGTAGGCGTGGGCGACGGGAGCGTAGGCGTGAGCGACGGGGGTGGCGACCTTGGTGACGACGTGAGCGTTGAGGGCCTCCTTGCGGACGACGGCGTTGAATCCGTTGATGGGGTCGGCGGTGTAGTCGACGGTACGACGGGTGCCGTCGGGCTCAACAAGGGAGTAAGATCCCTGGACGACATCTCCGTCGCGGGTCTCGTGCTGGCTCTTGCTGTCGCCGGTCAGGGCATCCTGAACGTCGTAGGCGTAAGAGTACTGGGGATGAGGGTCGTAGTCGGCGTTGACGGCAACGGCGGCCTTGGCGAGCACGGGGGCGGCGGCATAGGTGGCCACGGGGGCGAGCACGCCAGCGCGGGCGACGGCGATCAGGGCGGCGAGGGCGACGAACTGCGGGttagaatagaaaaattaataagaaaccattcatttttaaatctgatttgaaatttcagtggTGCCAAAACTAAAAGACACGACTGGACTCACTTTGAATGCCATGTTGACTTGTGTATCGTTCTGCTGTGAATGATGCTGTCTGGAAGGACCGCGCCACTTTTATAGTCGGTCGCGTGCGTAACCCTGGCCGTGTGCGGTGGTGGGCTGCCATTATCTAACCCTGCCTGCTGCATAAAGCACGCAGGCAGCCGCCCGAAGGGCCGCTGCTCGCCGAGAGAGAGCCTAAGTCAAGGCGGCCTTGCCACACCTTCAGCGGGCAACCTTAGGCAGGGAGGGGCCACGTCGGTGGCTCGACTCCGCCAAATATTAGTTTATGTAACGCCAGGCTGGCCGGCCGGGGCCAGCCTCCTACACCATCGGGACGTCGCCACGTTTCTGCCGGGCTAATATTTGGGTCACAGCATTGACAATTGGCCGACGCCGCGAAATCAGATCTGCGTGCCGCAAGGAGCAGCTTTTTATGACATCGGATGTGGGAAATACCTCAGTTTCTTGTTCCGCTGCAGATGCCCTGCTGCGCCGTGAGGAAACGATCGCACTGACATTGGAGAGGTTGCCCTTCAATTTGgtgcaattattgaaaacggCCGCGTTCGTGTGATGTGATGCAAGGTCTGCCGAAAGATATGTTGTCTATGCATGCCTAACGCTACCACAAAAGGCAGCGGTTCCTATTCTCCCACAGAACTAATGACGGATGACCCTGCATCTGCGTTTTTGCGGTGATGCAAACGTTTGcttcttttaatattcatcTTGATTAGATCGGATAAACGGGCAAAATCATAATGCTCGCGTTGATTGATGTGCATTGTTCAGGAATTCTGCTAATTGCCTCAaggatcaatttttaatgaatccTAGAGCATATTCCTATAGCTCATCTAGCAATTAATTATGCTGCGTTGACCCGCGGTAGCTCGAtcttcaatattaatttgaaagtcTGAATCGTGGTGTTGAAAATGTTGCTTAAGACCTCTTTATTTAAACTATGcacatgattaaaaaaattagaattgtctagtttcaaaatattatcgtTTTATTACTAGTCTACCGGTAcagattgttaaaatttgttggATGTATAGCTTCtacatattaaatatttttcattgctcCAGTTTGCaccgaaatatttttaattatttcccaacaaTTACCAGTCCAGTTGTGAAGTTTTCAGATCAACCCTTATCCTAATTAAAGATCTCTACAGTTGATTTTATGACTGTGAAACCCAGTCTCTGTTGCAAAACGAAAAACGattattagtttaaaaagaCATGCACCTGCCAAAATAtagataatatttatataaaatacgTGCGTTTACGTGACCGGCTGCATCAATCatcaaattcaacaaaataacTCACTTTGAGCCAAGAATTGTATAGGTCGttcatcaaaatcaaatgAGCGCGTTGCATCACGTTGGTGGCATGATATAGTGCT is part of the Cloeon dipterum chromosome 1, ieCloDipt1.1, whole genome shotgun sequence genome and harbors:
- the LOC135947682 gene encoding larval cuticle protein A2B-like translates to MAFKFVALAALIAVARAGVLAPVATYAAAPVLAKAAVAVNADYDPHPQYSYAYDVQDALTGDSKSQHETRDGDVVQGSYSLVEPDGTRRTVDYTADPINGFNAVVRKEALNAHVVTKVATPVAHAYAPVAHAYAAPIAHAPLAYAAPLARAAYAAPLAVGHGHYNAPAVAHPY